One segment of Nostoc sp. UHCC 0302 DNA contains the following:
- a CDS encoding ParM/StbA family protein, giving the protein MSELTLAVDPGGSFLKGFFTLENFKPELILMEPEVAVVPIKSLESYEQAKIGSSSPENSAWIEYKGKHQAVGFLARKRFHAGLQLQRRKFELAVPKVLAMVGAIAEQHDLPNGSKVRIGILLPWGEYKDRDLFNTLITEALANYKFRGCEKSFVVDLFICLPEGGGVLTRGRAPGSSLKEQTIAVVMLGYRDASILLVERGEMSVGHTEPLGFAKLVESVKSQTSGLSDLHLVRAICKAGKNVSPKALEELVVSLDSAYKNHELSTIRAAISNAREEYWMMLSQWLKLQVPRSTDEVLLAGGTANFLRPELNSFFSFSQINWCEQLEKQVLSSFSQQVATKSLDYRLTDVYGLFFYLCGKKHKAASITQVKSHVS; this is encoded by the coding sequence ATGAGTGAGTTGACCTTAGCTGTAGATCCCGGTGGGTCTTTTCTCAAAGGATTTTTCACTTTAGAAAATTTCAAGCCAGAATTAATCTTGATGGAGCCAGAGGTGGCTGTTGTTCCAATTAAAAGCTTAGAGTCTTACGAACAAGCAAAGATTGGGAGTTCATCACCAGAGAATAGTGCTTGGATTGAATATAAGGGCAAGCATCAAGCAGTAGGATTTCTGGCTAGGAAAAGATTTCACGCTGGTTTACAGTTACAACGAAGAAAGTTTGAATTAGCGGTTCCTAAAGTTCTGGCGATGGTAGGAGCGATCGCAGAACAACATGATTTACCTAATGGTTCAAAAGTTCGTATTGGAATTCTGCTTCCTTGGGGAGAATATAAAGACAGGGATTTGTTTAATACACTAATCACTGAAGCTCTAGCAAACTATAAGTTCAGAGGATGTGAGAAATCTTTTGTAGTGGACTTATTTATCTGCTTGCCTGAAGGGGGTGGAGTACTGACGAGAGGGCGCGCCCCTGGTTCTAGTCTCAAAGAACAAACAATCGCAGTAGTTATGCTCGGATATAGAGATGCATCTATACTATTGGTTGAGCGTGGTGAAATGTCTGTTGGACATACTGAGCCTTTGGGGTTTGCCAAGTTGGTTGAGTCAGTCAAGAGTCAAACATCTGGACTAAGTGACCTTCATCTGGTTAGAGCAATTTGTAAAGCAGGCAAGAATGTTTCTCCAAAGGCTCTAGAAGAATTAGTGGTATCCCTAGATTCGGCTTATAAAAATCATGAACTTTCAACTATAAGAGCGGCGATCTCTAATGCAAGGGAAGAGTACTGGATGATGCTTTCTCAATGGCTAAAATTACAAGTACCGCGTTCTACTGATGAAGTTTTGTTAGCAGGTGGTACGGCCAACTTTTTACGTCCAGAGTTAAATAGTTTTTTCTCGTTCTCACAAATTAACTGGTGTGAACAACTAGAAAAACAAGTCCTTAGCAGCTTTTCTCAGCAAGTAGCAACTAAATCTCTTGATTATAGATTGACAGATGTCTATGGGCTATTTTTTTATCTGTGTGGCAAAAAACACAAAGCAGCTTCAATTACGCAGGTGAAGAGTCATGTCTCTTAA
- a CDS encoding restriction endonuclease, whose translation MILILIIGLLFALGGIIFLAWLFALFPPSTPKSKYRSQGFKQSQLPPKSTEASSISASNFVPLSPAPTQKTLLAKNLKKQLPLSPTPTQKALLAKNFKKQLPPSSATTLRVFVRPSPAATPRVRLPKNLKKHLDNIEYASQVLQQLRSITPIAELPIVIAILRRISPYVFEELVLTCCLEQGWQIQRNFRYTGDGGVDGRVLILGKLYVIQVKRYANHINAEHIKDFLYCIEGERASGGFFVHTGITGQLSKQLIRDSDEIILVSGQKLVNFVLGKQLKIIGVTIPIKSADSEKRTVNN comes from the coding sequence ATGATACTAATCCTAATTATTGGTTTGTTGTTTGCACTGGGTGGGATAATTTTTCTAGCTTGGCTGTTTGCATTATTTCCACCTTCAACGCCAAAGTCAAAGTATCGCTCCCAAGGTTTTAAGCAATCGCAATTACCACCCAAGAGTACAGAAGCGTCGTCAATTTCAGCTTCAAATTTTGTACCACTAAGCCCAGCACCAACGCAAAAGACTCTCTTAGCTAAAAATCTTAAGAAGCAATTACCACTAAGTCCAACACCAACGCAAAAGGCTCTCTTAGCCAAAAATTTTAAGAAGCAATTACCACCAAGCTCAGCGACAACACTAAGGGTTTTTGTACGACCAAGCCCAGCGGCAACACCAAGGGTTAGATTACCTAAAAATCTTAAGAAACACTTGGATAATATTGAGTATGCTAGTCAAGTCTTACAACAGCTTCGTAGCATAACTCCTATAGCTGAATTGCCAATTGTAATTGCCATACTACGTAGGATATCACCTTACGTTTTTGAAGAGTTGGTACTCACTTGCTGCCTTGAACAAGGCTGGCAAATCCAACGCAACTTTCGGTATACGGGTGACGGCGGGGTAGATGGTCGGGTGTTGATTTTGGGAAAGCTTTATGTAATCCAGGTTAAGCGTTACGCTAATCACATTAATGCAGAACACATCAAAGATTTCCTGTACTGTATTGAAGGTGAAAGAGCCAGTGGTGGATTCTTCGTACATACTGGCATAACTGGACAATTATCAAAACAGTTGATTCGTGACTCCGATGAAATCATCTTAGTGAGCGGACAGAAACTAGTAAATTTTGTTTTAGGTAAGCAGTTGAAAATAATAGGGGTAACAATACCAATTAAATCAGCGGACAGTGAAAAGCGAACAGTGAACAACTAA
- a CDS encoding DUF3854 domain-containing protein, with protein MALIAADYTIGQESFYVAISRARQNVKLYTRDKLELLELAQESKAKENALELLIKQIKETQKQSSAITVSVSPRVQEPVNKLSLAIAQPVLKAQPPVTEQVSLPVSRPVPLVTTSLETSSQKPVVKPIKRQHQTNLSSSLPVKSSPVVKIQKPPFHKQPNVFEKPVLKTAAPSSAFWIPQKLEETPNFIESNHWQEFFDSAIHPDIAAKNFESLQFNYAGGEHEAWERLMVSDKLNRTNTGRLSEGLIRAYSHLDAGGWWCDAGVDPRSFADLNPGKKPILKRWGCYKPNTPRAKKDENNQIIEGKFIKYEHPPKVELSIFLLDVPTDIAERIYSKHQVNPTEGDRQSGFWYCVWKYNLPCTITEGAKKAASLLSQGHAAIGLPGISAGYRSPKDKFGNKIAKSYLHEELAVFATPNRVFKFCFDYETKPQTKLNIERDISVTGRLLQKAGAWVKVVSLPGPDKGVDDFIAARGPLAYEKLSHEAMRLRDWQKLLLPSSPAAIEPPRQLTQSQRSLQTQATGNRQQATESDKLDLLSTHREDEIEQTVPCSLFPIPCLSQNQPIGENHDLNQREQRNTDTVANRENRGVEPENRVLSNEPSREPNRIESESLELLAAVSRDIECQEDLELGAISARINPSSTDARLRGQRATSFSRQVNPENSAVIDCTASDVSFEQSGNAKRPTTEQLLNTITENIQQSVVESALVETGAQLAEQLYGYQQQFSGAKTKLDDLRAAIAPIEEKLLLQTTADIISDFSNKSVVESTLIAVLPQLLEQLEEVTQQLALYTAIAQQSEHESSQKTVWAIAENIEQSLVESTLSITLPLLIKQLSPLKQQQEGVISRFEGLEAVITQIEQRISSQRTLYAITQNIEYSAVSSALTEALPQLIEQLSPLRQQLKKGIATFDKISTAIERSSQRLDSQKIVDVIAEDIEQLAVSSALTETLPQLTNQLSKTCQQLKVISKFDDLEANIGQIEQSLDSQKIIDIIAESIEYSAVSSALSETLPQLIEQLSQRHQHISEIRTTFDDLETAISQFEQPLSPQKTLYVISQNIERSLVESALAKTLPQLIEQLSQYRQQLKGGKATFDKISTAIECSSQCLDSQKTIDIIAESIEYSAVESALTQMLPQLVNQLSKTCQQQKASRTTFEGLGLAINQIEQELDSQKTIYTIAQNIEYSVVESALTQTLPQLIKQLSLFRQQQKALKPKFDKISKAIEREIQYPASQRIILSIAEDIEQLSVESALTQTLPQLIKQLSPLSQQLREGNTTFDKISTAIEREIQYLSSQRTLYTITDSIEQLSVESALTKTLPQLIKQLSSFRQQLREGNTTFDKVSTAIEREIQYLSSQRTLYTITDSIEQLSVESALTKTLPQLIKQLSPLSQQLKIGNTTLDKIFTAIEHEIQYLSSQRNLYTITDSIEQLSVESALTETLPQLIKQLSPLSQQLKESNTTFQQFEQLLGNGLVEYLTQKTQASEYLALNAISDHVAQETVASYGTVLALSKLKELLEVSPSQTHTEFTTALELVLDLIERLGHHRNHDQENVQLSSSKLTTNIEVESELSKESLKLHLKQVIQGLAREQLAEVVMEVGKYVKGEFVTGKKVSELFMSVTTDAKALTFEQKMNLVRQLIRDDKPSIMERLRINSPSPDDNGEHLRFRR; from the coding sequence TTGGCGTTGATTGCAGCAGATTACACTATTGGGCAAGAAAGTTTTTATGTGGCAATTAGCAGAGCTAGACAAAATGTCAAACTTTATACTAGAGATAAATTAGAATTACTAGAACTGGCGCAAGAGTCTAAAGCCAAAGAGAACGCTTTAGAATTGCTGATCAAGCAGATAAAGGAGACACAAAAACAATCCTCAGCGATAACTGTCTCGGTCAGCCCAAGAGTTCAAGAGCCAGTAAACAAACTTTCGCTTGCAATAGCACAGCCTGTACTGAAAGCTCAACCACCAGTCACAGAACAAGTTTCTTTACCAGTTAGTCGGCCAGTTCCATTAGTTACAACGAGTTTAGAAACTTCATCCCAAAAGCCTGTTGTCAAACCCATAAAAAGGCAACACCAAACAAATCTTTCCTCCTCGTTGCCTGTTAAAAGTTCCCCCGTTGTCAAAATCCAAAAACCACCATTCCATAAACAACCCAATGTTTTTGAAAAACCAGTATTAAAGACTGCTGCGCCAAGTTCAGCATTTTGGATACCTCAAAAGCTAGAAGAGACACCCAATTTCATTGAATCAAACCACTGGCAAGAGTTTTTTGATAGTGCCATTCATCCTGATATTGCGGCAAAAAACTTTGAAAGCCTTCAATTCAACTACGCAGGTGGGGAGCATGAAGCCTGGGAACGCCTCATGGTCAGCGACAAACTCAATCGTACAAATACAGGGCGACTTAGTGAGGGGTTAATCAGAGCATATTCTCATCTGGATGCTGGCGGCTGGTGGTGTGATGCCGGAGTAGATCCACGCTCATTTGCTGATTTAAACCCAGGCAAAAAACCAATCCTCAAACGATGGGGCTGTTACAAACCAAATACGCCCAGGGCAAAAAAAGATGAGAATAATCAAATCATTGAAGGGAAATTTATCAAATATGAGCATCCCCCAAAAGTTGAATTAAGTATCTTCTTGCTTGATGTCCCTACTGACATTGCCGAGCGCATCTATTCTAAACATCAAGTTAATCCCACCGAGGGCGATCGCCAATCAGGATTTTGGTACTGCGTATGGAAATATAACCTTCCTTGTACAATCACAGAAGGAGCCAAAAAAGCGGCCAGTCTATTGAGCCAGGGTCATGCAGCCATTGGTCTACCAGGGATATCAGCAGGATACCGTTCTCCCAAGGATAAATTTGGCAACAAAATCGCTAAGTCTTACCTACATGAAGAATTAGCAGTTTTCGCCACACCAAATAGAGTTTTCAAATTCTGCTTTGACTACGAAACCAAGCCCCAAACGAAGCTCAATATTGAGCGAGATATTTCCGTAACTGGAAGATTATTACAAAAAGCTGGAGCTTGGGTCAAAGTCGTCAGCTTGCCAGGCCCAGACAAAGGTGTTGATGATTTCATAGCTGCTCGTGGGCCACTCGCTTACGAGAAGTTGAGTCATGAAGCCATGAGATTAAGGGATTGGCAGAAACTATTGCTCCCCTCAAGCCCTGCTGCAATAGAGCCTCCACGTCAACTGACACAATCACAACGTTCTTTACAAACACAGGCAACTGGGAACAGGCAACAGGCAACAGAGAGTGACAAATTGGATCTCTTATCAACACACAGAGAAGACGAAATAGAACAAACTGTTCCCTGTTCCCTGTTCCCTATTCCCTGCCTTTCACAAAATCAACCCATAGGAGAAAACCATGACCTCAACCAACGAGAACAACGCAACACAGATACAGTTGCTAACCGAGAAAATAGAGGAGTTGAGCCAGAAAATCGAGTTCTTAGCAACGAGCCAAGCCGAGAACCTAACCGAATTGAAAGCGAGTCACTTGAACTTCTTGCAGCAGTTAGCCGAGACATTGAATGCCAAGAAGACCTCGAACTTGGAGCCATTAGTGCAAGAATTAACCCAAGCTCTACAGATGCTCGGCTTCGAGGTCAACGAGCAACGAGCTTCTCAAGACAAGTTAACCCAGAGAATTCAGCAGTTATTGACTGCACAGCAAGTGATGTCAGTTTTGAACAAAGTGGAAACGCCAAACGACCAACTACCGAACAACTCCTAAACACAATTACTGAGAATATTCAGCAGTCAGTAGTTGAATCAGCCTTGGTTGAGACCGGCGCACAATTAGCAGAACAACTGTACGGCTATCAGCAGCAGTTCTCAGGAGCCAAAACCAAATTAGATGACTTGAGAGCGGCGATCGCTCCAATTGAGGAAAAACTCTTATTACAAACAACAGCGGATATAATCTCTGACTTTTCGAACAAGTCAGTAGTTGAATCCACCCTAATAGCTGTGTTGCCACAATTGCTAGAGCAACTCGAAGAAGTCACTCAGCAATTAGCTCTCTATACAGCTATTGCTCAACAGTCAGAACATGAAAGTTCACAAAAAACTGTTTGGGCAATAGCTGAGAATATTGAGCAGTCATTAGTTGAATCTACGCTTAGCATTACATTACCACTGTTAATAAAACAACTCTCTCCCTTAAAACAGCAGCAAGAAGGAGTCATCAGCAGATTTGAGGGTTTAGAAGCAGTCATTACTCAAATTGAGCAACGAATTTCATCACAAAGAACTCTTTATGCAATCACTCAAAATATTGAATACTCGGCTGTCTCCTCTGCCCTAACTGAAGCCTTACCGCAACTAATAGAGCAACTTTCTCCCCTGAGACAGCAGCTAAAAAAAGGTATTGCCACATTTGACAAAATATCTACAGCAATTGAGCGCTCATCACAACGCCTTGATTCACAAAAAATTGTAGATGTAATTGCTGAGGATATTGAACAGTTGGCTGTCTCCTCTGCCCTAACTGAAACCTTACCACAACTAACAAACCAACTCTCTAAAACTTGCCAGCAGCTAAAAGTCATCAGCAAATTTGATGATTTAGAAGCAAATATTGGTCAAATTGAGCAAAGCCTTGATTCACAAAAAATTATCGATATAATTGCTGAGTCGATTGAATACTCGGCTGTCTCCTCTGCCCTAAGTGAAACGTTACCACAACTAATAGAGCAACTTTCTCAACGTCACCAGCATATATCAGAAATCAGAACTACATTCGATGATCTGGAAACAGCGATTTCTCAATTTGAGCAACCCCTTTCACCACAGAAAACTCTTTACGTAATTTCTCAAAATATTGAGCGGTCATTAGTTGAGTCTGCCCTGGCTAAAACTTTACCGCAGCTAATAGAACAACTCTCTCAATATCGCCAGCAGCTAAAGGGAGGAAAAGCCACATTTGACAAAATATCTACAGCAATTGAGTGTTCATCACAATGCCTTGATTCACAAAAAACTATCGATATAATTGCTGAGTCGATTGAATACTCGGCTGTTGAGTCTGCTCTAACCCAAATGTTACCGCAACTAGTAAACCAACTTTCTAAAACTTGCCAGCAGCAAAAGGCATCTAGAACCACGTTTGAGGGCTTAGGATTAGCTATTAATCAAATTGAACAAGAACTTGATTCACAAAAAACTATTTACACAATTGCTCAAAACATTGAATACTCGGTTGTTGAATCTGCCTTAACCCAAACGTTACCGCAACTAATAAAACAACTCTCTCTCTTCAGACAGCAGCAAAAAGCTCTTAAACCCAAATTTGACAAAATATCTAAAGCAATTGAGCGTGAAATACAATATCCTGCTTCACAGAGAATTATCTTATCAATTGCTGAAGATATTGAACAGTTATCAGTTGAATCTGCCTTAACCCAAACGTTACCGCAACTAATAAAACAACTCTCTCCCTTGAGCCAGCAGCTAAGGGAAGGAAACACCACATTTGACAAAATATCTACCGCAATTGAGCGGGAAATACAATATCTTTCTTCACAGAGAACTCTTTACACAATTACTGACTCGATTGAACAGTTATCAGTTGAATCTGCCTTAACCAAAACTTTACCACAACTAATAAAACAACTCTCTTCCTTCAGACAGCAGCTAAGGGAAGGAAACACCACATTTGACAAAGTATCTACCGCAATTGAGCGGGAAATACAATATCTTTCTTCACAGAGAACTCTTTACACAATTACTGACTCGATTGAACAGTTATCAGTTGAATCTGCCTTAACCAAAACTTTACCGCAACTAATAAAACAACTCTCTCCCTTAAGCCAGCAGCTAAAGATAGGAAACACTACCCTTGACAAAATATTTACCGCAATTGAGCATGAAATACAATATCTTTCTTCACAGAGAAATCTTTACACAATTACTGACTCGATTGAACAGTTATCAGTTGAATCTGCCCTAACTGAAACGTTACCGCAACTAATAAAACAACTCTCTCCCTTAAGCCAGCAGCTAAAGGAAAGTAACACCACATTTCAGCAGTTTGAGCAATTACTTGGAAATGGATTAGTAGAGTATTTAACCCAAAAAACTCAAGCCTCAGAATACTTGGCTCTCAATGCTATTTCTGATCACGTTGCTCAGGAAACCGTGGCAAGTTATGGGACTGTATTAGCGCTTTCAAAGCTGAAAGAATTGTTAGAGGTGAGTCCATCTCAAACTCATACCGAATTTACTACTGCCTTAGAACTCGTGCTTGACTTAATTGAAAGGTTGGGACATCATCGGAATCATGACCAAGAAAATGTTCAACTCTCCTCTTCAAAGCTGACAACAAATATAGAAGTAGAATCTGAATTATCAAAAGAGTCACTTAAATTGCACCTCAAACAGGTTATTCAGGGTTTAGCTCGTGAGCAACTCGCAGAGGTAGTTATGGAAGTAGGTAAATATGTTAAAGGTGAATTCGTAACAGGAAAAAAAGTCAGTGAGTTATTCATGAGTGTTACAACTGATGCCAAAGCTTTGACTTTTGAGCAGAAAATGAATCTCGTTAGGCAACTGATTAGAGATGACAAACCATCGATTATGGAAAGATTGAGAATTAATTCGCCATCGCCAGATGATAACGGGGAACATCTCCGGTTTCGACGCTAA
- a CDS encoding TraM recognition domain-containing protein — MTTKTNASVDPNQLLPPGIESALLSPAGLGLLVCGAVIVVAKYIDANGGKAKLATARWGGTTEKAAARKLACKQINKRKHNRVSLYVGTPKNTSSEVVDGIRKTRIPEDVGTLYLPDAQRGIFVCGGPGSGKSFSFITPALRATIDQGFPLALYDFKYAEQESATAASKGQAAILAGYALERGYQVTVLAPGFPESAIANPIDFLRNNEDSEMARQLAITLNRNFQLGEKDSGNSFFTNAGDQLVQAVFMLAKGTAYPDIMMCQAILGLPKLVKRMEQAENLNFMVREAFAQFVSVAGSPETAASIVGTASGLFSRFMVPAALAAFCGKTNIPLDLKGRQMVIFGMNKEKRDVIAPLLVSILHLIISRNVAKKRTCPLVLGIDELPTLYLPALVDWLNQNREDGLISILGLQNLSMLIEAYGENTTNAIFGGCATKAFFNPQDDVAAERFSKFLGDEEIKYKQRSRSSGGKGGASISNSDQNSTRKLFDINQFNTLPEGQAVIISPGFRSRGQISIPILQKIHIPQHEIDSEITSVRAWYKFQKSLASKSTLKPPADEEMKIRRAAALKLLPLIENQEQLSEYASLI; from the coding sequence ATGACAACAAAAACGAATGCCTCAGTAGATCCAAATCAATTGCTGCCACCAGGTATAGAATCGGCTCTGCTTTCTCCCGCAGGACTTGGTTTACTAGTCTGTGGTGCAGTAATTGTAGTTGCCAAGTATATAGATGCTAATGGGGGTAAAGCAAAACTAGCGACTGCAAGATGGGGTGGAACAACAGAGAAAGCAGCAGCTCGAAAATTGGCCTGCAAACAAATCAATAAACGTAAACACAATCGTGTGTCGCTGTATGTTGGAACTCCCAAAAATACAAGTAGTGAGGTAGTTGATGGAATCAGAAAAACGCGTATTCCAGAAGATGTAGGAACACTTTACTTACCAGACGCACAACGGGGGATTTTTGTTTGTGGTGGCCCAGGTAGTGGAAAATCTTTTTCTTTTATTACTCCTGCTCTGCGTGCGACAATAGATCAAGGATTCCCCTTAGCACTTTATGATTTTAAGTATGCAGAGCAGGAATCAGCAACAGCCGCATCTAAAGGACAAGCAGCAATACTCGCGGGGTATGCACTCGAACGTGGTTATCAAGTCACCGTTTTAGCCCCAGGTTTTCCAGAGTCGGCGATCGCAAATCCAATAGACTTTCTTCGCAATAATGAAGACTCGGAAATGGCGCGGCAGTTAGCTATCACGTTAAACCGCAACTTTCAACTTGGAGAGAAAGATTCAGGAAACAGCTTTTTTACGAATGCCGGAGATCAGCTAGTACAAGCTGTTTTCATGTTGGCGAAGGGAACTGCTTACCCAGATATCATGATGTGCCAAGCAATTCTTGGATTGCCAAAGCTAGTTAAGCGCATGGAACAAGCAGAAAATCTTAACTTCATGGTAAGAGAAGCTTTCGCGCAGTTCGTATCTGTTGCTGGTAGCCCAGAAACAGCGGCTAGCATCGTGGGTACAGCTAGTGGATTGTTTAGCCGATTCATGGTTCCAGCTGCATTAGCGGCTTTTTGCGGCAAAACTAACATTCCGCTGGATTTGAAAGGGCGACAGATGGTGATATTTGGAATGAATAAGGAAAAGCGTGATGTAATTGCACCGCTGCTTGTCTCCATTCTGCATCTAATAATAAGCAGAAATGTCGCCAAAAAACGCACTTGTCCTCTGGTACTTGGAATTGATGAATTACCGACATTATATTTACCAGCCCTGGTGGATTGGCTCAATCAGAACCGTGAGGATGGGCTAATTTCAATATTAGGTTTACAAAATCTCTCAATGCTGATTGAAGCGTATGGAGAAAACACAACTAATGCCATATTTGGAGGATGTGCAACGAAGGCATTTTTCAATCCGCAAGATGATGTAGCAGCAGAACGTTTTAGTAAATTTTTAGGTGATGAAGAAATTAAGTATAAGCAGCGTTCCCGCTCATCAGGGGGAAAGGGCGGTGCAAGTATTTCTAACTCTGATCAAAATAGTACTCGGAAGTTATTTGATATTAACCAATTTAATACATTACCAGAAGGTCAAGCTGTAATTATTAGCCCAGGGTTTCGCTCTCGTGGGCAGATAAGTATACCAATATTACAAAAGATTCATATTCCGCAACATGAAATTGACTCAGAAATAACAAGTGTGAGAGCTTGGTACAAATTTCAAAAGTCATTGGCATCAAAATCTACCCTGAAACCTCCAGCAGATGAAGAAATGAAAATCCGCCGAGCAGCTGCTTTGAAGCTGTTACCTTTAATAGAAAATCAAGAGCAGTTATCAGAATATGCTAGTTTGATTTAA
- the mobF gene encoding MobF family relaxase, which translates to MLTAANVSSEMAVNYFIKNYYHQGKSRWSAQGAEKLGLSGAVENQQVFINVIEGRSPDGREQLNARVLKQKERRAALDCTFSAPKSVSLMALVGGDSRLITAHHQALEKVLALMEQRYATTRVTEGNSRLRVNTNNLVVAQFDHIESRSLDPHLHTHCLVMNTTEASGKWMSLVNNEIFANKKFLGMAYQSYLAAEVIKLGYEVEPKKHGQFEIKGFKEQDLEAFSKRRQQIIAAAGTSSTWAEREKIWDTTRQRKQKISESELKSLWHEEAAALGLTFVKPGKPRQDIPVNGLSLADALAEAIAHCSERNVAFKQEDLEKFIISERLFTDVTAIEPLIKQHQELIAIPGLSLQYTTQKAVKRELATIELMQQGQGILNPIYKRETVENYLEKTSLNFGQRQAVSLAATTTDQFIAWQGVAGAGKTFALKELNAIALAQGYTVKGFAPSSMAAKVLSEELGIQSETVASLLVGEPEPEVEANQIWIVDEAGLLSAKDAHALLERATLEGARLLLVGDTKQLSAVEAGNPFKSLQLAGIKTAHLTQSNRQRNPDLKIAVDLIADGRVEAGFKQLETIGSILEVSSDTKSETIAADYIALSKEQRARTLVLAGTNFEKLALTQAIRGKLKVEGSLGATANITQLKAKDLTKIQMRYTHNFELGDVVMPTRNYKRRGLEKGKLYEVVSKDLDRLILKTPTGTRLEVDTNFEKAVYQRDEIEIAVGDRLQWKKNDRQLQRRNGRSL; encoded by the coding sequence ATGCTAACAGCTGCTAATGTCTCTTCAGAGATGGCAGTAAACTACTTCATCAAGAACTACTACCACCAAGGCAAGTCACGCTGGAGTGCTCAAGGTGCAGAGAAGCTTGGTTTATCAGGGGCAGTTGAAAATCAGCAAGTGTTTATAAATGTAATTGAAGGGCGCTCACCCGATGGTCGTGAGCAGTTAAATGCCAGGGTGCTGAAACAAAAAGAACGCAGGGCAGCGCTAGACTGTACATTTTCTGCGCCCAAGAGTGTGAGCCTAATGGCGTTGGTAGGTGGAGATTCTAGATTAATTACCGCGCACCATCAGGCATTAGAAAAAGTATTAGCGTTAATGGAACAGCGTTACGCCACAACGAGGGTAACAGAAGGTAATTCCAGGCTTCGGGTGAATACTAATAATCTGGTAGTCGCGCAGTTCGATCACATCGAGAGCCGTTCTCTAGACCCACATCTGCATACCCACTGCTTAGTCATGAACACAACTGAGGCTTCGGGTAAATGGATGAGTTTGGTCAATAATGAAATATTTGCCAACAAGAAATTCCTGGGCATGGCGTATCAAAGCTATTTGGCAGCGGAAGTAATCAAGTTGGGGTATGAGGTAGAACCCAAAAAACATGGACAATTTGAAATCAAGGGGTTTAAGGAGCAGGATTTAGAGGCGTTTTCAAAACGGAGGCAGCAAATCATTGCGGCGGCCGGTACATCTTCAACTTGGGCAGAGCGTGAGAAAATCTGGGATACTACTCGGCAGCGTAAGCAGAAAATTTCCGAATCAGAACTCAAATCACTGTGGCATGAAGAAGCTGCGGCCCTGGGTCTTACCTTTGTTAAGCCAGGAAAACCGAGACAGGATATACCAGTCAATGGCTTGAGCTTGGCAGATGCTCTAGCCGAGGCGATCGCTCATTGTAGTGAGAGGAATGTTGCTTTCAAGCAGGAGGATTTAGAGAAATTCATCATCTCGGAAAGGCTTTTTACTGATGTGACTGCAATTGAGCCATTGATCAAGCAACATCAGGAACTAATTGCCATACCTGGGCTTTCTCTGCAATACACCACTCAGAAAGCGGTAAAGCGAGAACTGGCAACGATTGAATTGATGCAACAAGGCCAAGGGATACTCAACCCCATATATAAAAGAGAGACAGTTGAAAATTACTTGGAGAAAACCTCACTAAACTTTGGGCAGCGGCAGGCAGTTAGTCTAGCCGCAACGACAACAGACCAATTCATTGCGTGGCAGGGGGTAGCCGGGGCTGGTAAGACTTTTGCTCTCAAAGAATTAAACGCGATCGCACTCGCCCAGGGCTATACAGTCAAAGGTTTTGCCCCTTCATCAATGGCAGCAAAGGTACTGAGTGAGGAACTAGGCATACAGTCTGAGACTGTAGCCAGCTTATTGGTAGGAGAACCAGAGCCAGAAGTAGAAGCAAACCAGATTTGGATTGTAGATGAAGCAGGTTTGTTATCAGCAAAGGATGCCCATGCACTGCTAGAGAGAGCGACCCTTGAGGGAGCAAGACTATTGCTAGTAGGGGATACCAAGCAATTATCGGCAGTGGAAGCTGGAAACCCGTTCAAATCTCTGCAACTTGCTGGTATTAAAACCGCACACTTAACACAATCAAACAGACAGCGTAACCCGGATCTCAAGATAGCAGTAGACTTAATCGCAGACGGGAGAGTAGAAGCGGGATTTAAGCAATTAGAAACAATTGGCAGTATTTTAGAAGTATCGTCTGATACGAAGTCAGAGACAATTGCTGCTGACTATATAGCACTTTCTAAAGAGCAACGAGCGCGAACACTGGTACTCGCTGGCACAAATTTCGAGAAATTAGCGCTGACTCAAGCAATTCGGGGCAAGCTGAAAGTTGAGGGGAGCTTAGGGGCAACAGCAAATATCACTCAATTAAAAGCTAAAGATTTAACCAAAATACAGATGCGCTACACCCATAACTTTGAACTGGGTGATGTAGTGATGCCGACGCGCAACTACAAGCGGCGGGGTTTAGAGAAAGGTAAGTTATATGAAGTAGTTAGCAAGGATCTTGATCGGCTAATATTAAAAACCCCTACTGGGACACGTTTAGAAGTAGATACCAATTTTGAAAAGGCTGTTTACCAGCGTGATGAAATTGAGATTGCTGTGGGCGATCGCTTGCAATGGAAGAAAAATGACCGCCAACTACAACGGCGTAACGGCAGGAGTTTGTAG